In Vigna angularis cultivar LongXiaoDou No.4 chromosome 8, ASM1680809v1, whole genome shotgun sequence, the DNA window taaaaaacaaacaaacaaaaaggcTAAGGTGAGGTAGATAGATACTATAAATTAGTCCATGAACAAGACAAatctacacacacacacacatatatatatatatatagcagaATCAGGATATTAGACATGGAATATTATTAGACCTCTGCAACAGTACTGCAGTTTGTTGAGGGTGTCCAATTCTTGGTCTGTTTAACTTCAAAAACTGCCCTACTTGCAGCTGTGGACAAagggaaaaacaaaacaacacatgACATGAGCAACAATcagaacaagaaaaagaaaaagaaaatctagaCACATAATACCGATCTGTAACAAACAAAACTGCATAATTATGACTAAATGATTATGGATTAATTGAGAATGGCATGAGGGTGTCATGCTAAGTTACCTGACTCTTTCTTCTCAGGAGTTTCAGCCTCTGATTCCATTTGGCGGCGACGTTTTTGCCTTTCCCTGGCTTTGTGATTCTGAAACCAATAGAACACATTCTTGCCTTCGATGTTACCAAACCTTCTAAGCTGTGAAGTGATATGTTGGATTTGCTCAGCAGACGGTGTCCTTGTTCCTCTTCTATACAACTCTTCAAGGGCTCTCAGTTGCTCTCGGGTTGGATTCCACCTTGAGCTCACCACAACAGGTGCTGCACCATTGAACTGCTCTCTCTTGTTTTGTTCTGCCACTGAGGCTAACGAAAACAACGCATTAGAAAAGGCAAAACAACAAATGCATATTAACAGAAACTGGGGAAAGAGAGAAGTTATATAAATACCAAGATGGTGATAATCATATTGTGAAGGGAAATCATTGCCATGGTGGTGAGTTAAGCTAAGAGTGGTTGTTGGTGGTGCAGTGTTAGAAGAAATCATTGGCCTTGGCATGAGGGGCCTGAGTTTCCTTCCATTGAAAGAATGATCAACCATACTGAACTCACCACCTTCGTTGTCACCAACCATCCACATTCTGGTAGAGGCAATGAGAGCAAAAAGGCTAGGGTTTTTGGTCTCTCCCTTTTGAGTGGTCACAAGGGTGATGGTAGAAAAAGGTTATAAATAGCACAGAATGAAGCTACTGGGTACCATAGCTTTATGAGCTTATATACATACAAGATTAGAAGTAATGAAAGAGAATATATGCTAAAACAATGAAAGGGGTGTGTTATATCTGTATAAAGTGGGAGTGCTttaaatagatttatttatCTGTCTCCATCAGCCCTTGTCACTTGGCAATGGGAATTGAAACGATGGAGCATAGTAGAATGGTGTTGAAGTTGAAAAAagcaaaaacaaagaaaatgaagtgAGAATGTGTAGAGGTAGCATGCAAGGAGGTTTTTGTGATGAAGAGAAGACAGAAAAATGGTAAGTCGTAGCTACTTGAAATGAAAAGTAGAGAAAGTTGATGCATATAGTATATATGGATGGTAATAAAGCAGAAAACGTTGTTGTTGGAAAATGAG includes these proteins:
- the LOC108345289 gene encoding WUSCHEL-related homeobox 1 → MWMVGDNEGGEFSMVDHSFNGRKLRPLMPRPMISSNTAPPTTTLSLTHHHGNDFPSQYDYHHLASVAEQNKREQFNGAAPVVVSSRWNPTREQLRALEELYRRGTRTPSAEQIQHITSQLRRFGNIEGKNVFYWFQNHKARERQKRRRQMESEAETPEKKESAASRAVFEVKQTKNWTPSTNCSTVAEESVSTQRTAKAVAVESRTVGWFQFEEGELQERRNLLERNATWHVMQLPCPSPAAAVTDLINSPPNTSSAISMATTTTTVTTTKMDPNLIKTHDLSFFISPQRENSVIYLSSSSSTSEDDNCVESQTLQFFPLRSGGDVSSDNMRDKETEISASAMNCNNLTPSQFFEFLPMKE